CATAGAGGCGGTCAAGGATTCGGCGCGTCTCCTGCGCATCCACCAAGGCCGTATCGACGTCGCGCAGGTTGTCCATGGCGCGGTGGATGGCTTCCTTGGTGATTTCACCGAAGGTCATGCGGTATACGGGAACCTTGGGCTTCAGGACCTCCAGGAGGTGCCACGCGATGGCTTCGCCTTCGCGGTCCCCATCGGTTGCGAGGTAGAGCGCGTCAGCGTCTTTCAGCTGGGCCTTGAGCTCGGCAACCTTTTTCTTCTTATCCGGAGAAACAACGTAGTACGGCTTGAAGTCGTTTTCGACGTCGACGGCGAACTTGCCCAGCGAGGTCTTCTTCAGTTCTGCAGGCAGGTCAGAGGGCTGCGGAAGGTCACGGATATGGCCGATCGAAGCCTCGACGATGAAGCCCTCGCCAAGATACTTGGCGATGGTCTTGCTTTTGGCTGGAGACTCCACAATCACGAGTTTCTTGCCGGTTTTTGCCTTGCTGGGCACGGTGCTCCTACAGAAAAAATGTGTCATTGGGCTGGTGCCCATACTGGCCTAGTTCACCATAGTTTGTAGAATCCTGCGTTGCGGCAGGGAAACCAGGGCGGTGGTGCGAGGACCCGGATGGGCTCCTACTGTCCGGGTGCTACGCGGTCATCCGGGATCATTGACCACAAGGTTGCCATACGTTCGGCACCTTCGGGTATTTGGGTGGGGTCGTCAAGTTCGTACTCGCGCAGAATTTCACGGATCCGGTCCGAAAGCTCCTTGCGTTGCGGGTTGGTGAGGTACAGCAGGTTGCTGGCCAAGACCACGGCCGCAGGCTCCTCGGCGGCGCCGCCCCGCTGGCGGCGTTCGCCACGCGCCCTGGCGAACGCCGAAGCCCTCCGCCGGAAAGCATCGAGCTCCAGGTCAACCACTGCAATTTCAGGGCTGGCGACGCTGCCGCCGGAAATAGTGAAGTCCGTCCCCGCGGCCTTCCATCGCCGCTCGCGGGCATCTCCTGCGTTCTCCGCCGGGGCCACGATCCCCCATTTTTGGAGGGCCCGGAGGTGGTAGCTCATTGCGCTGGGGGTGAGACCGGTCCTTGCCGCGAGTTCGGTGGCCGTGTGGCTGACCTGGGTGGCGTAGAGCTCGGATATGACCTCGATACGGGCAGCGTGTGCCAGTGCGCGGATGGCCTTGGGATCGGTGATCTCAATCGTCTTTTCGGCACGCTTGCGCCGCGGAACGTCGCCTGACGCTTGGGATGGCTGGTTGTTCGCAATCACTTCATCAGTGTAGTCAGCGTCACTTCCGCGCGGATCGCTGGGCGGCGCATTGTCCTTTTTCATGCCGTGGCCTGCCCGGCGTCGGGAAGAAGGAACGTGTCAGGGAACAGGAAGCCATCCAGGACGAGGTTGGTGACCTCCCGGGTCAGGCCTTCCCGAAAGGTATCCTCGTCAAAGTCTTCGCTGCCGCCCAGCAGGGCCACCAACGCCGATGCGATCTGCCCCACGGACAACTGTCCATCGCATGCCGAGACGAAGCCGGCGAGTTCGGTGCTGAGCAAATTGGTTCGGCGGAGGCCTGCACCCTGGCGCAGGAGAATGACCCCGGGGTGCTCTGCACCCGGACGCTGGTGGCGTTCCTCGGTGACGTCTTCCGCGACCACCAGATGAGCTTCCAACAGCGAATTGGCTGCCACCCAGTCTGAGCGTTCCACGGCGGCGCCGAGGTGGGGTCCAATCGGCTGCTCGATGGCGTAGGTGATTTCTTCGAAGCGGCTGATGCTGGCCCCATTTGCGGAGACCGGACGGCGGAGCCAAATCATGCCAAACCCGATGCCCTCGACATTCCTCGACGCGAAGTCCCGCAGATAGGCAGCGTATGCCTCGCTATAGTGGCCGCCCTCACGGTTTTGCGAGGCGTCCTGCAACCACGTTTCCGCGTACTGCTCCGGACCAACCTGCTCGCGTTGAATGAACCAAACATCCAGGCCTGAGTCCTTCAGCCAGGCCGTGGGACGGTCCCTCCAGTCTGTCCCCGAGGTAACTTCCCAGTTCCCGAGCATTTGGGCGGTTCCTCCGGGTTGGAGGACACCCTCAAGTGACTGGACCAGCGAAGCCACGATCTCGTCGCCGGGCAGGCCACCGTCGCGGTAGGTGAACTGCTCCGACGCCAATTCACCGCCTGTCCGGGGCGTGATCACGAACGGAGGGTTGGACACCACCAAACCGAACTGCTCCCCCTCCACGGGGTCAAGCAGCGATCCCAACCGGAGGCTTACCCTGCTCCCCAAATCGGCGGGGTCCAGTTCCAACTCCTGTGCATTCAGGAGCAGGTTGAATCGGGTGAACGCCAAGGCCCGCTCGGAAATGTCTGTGGCGGTCACATGGTCGCAGTGGTGCAACAGGTGGAAGGTTTGGATGCCGCATCCGGTCCCCAAGTCGAGCGCCCGCTCCGTGTGGTGCCTGACAGTTGTTTGGACAAGTGTTGTTGATGCGCGGCCGATTCCCAGCACATGGTCGTGCCTCAGCACACCGGGCTGCTGGTGGGCGGCGAGGTCGCTTGCCACCCAGAGGTCCGCTCCCCCGCTGCCGTCTGGGTTGGCATCCCAGCCGTAGGGTCGCAGGTCCACCTTGGCTTGGACGATTCCGGACTCCGCCGTGACCAGCCCCAGCTCCACCAGTCCCTGCACGCCGGTCCGGGGGACGGCGGCCTCCATTGCGGTGGTGGATTGCGGGACGGCGAGCAGCCATAGCCGGACCACGGTGGTCAGCGCCCGCACCACCGGGTCTTCAGAGACAGCGAGCCGTTCGCTGGCCAACAATGCGGGGATGAGTTGGTCCCTTCCCAGCGCATCTGACGCGGATTCGCCCAACAGCTCAGCCACCCCGTCCACGGTGTACGAAATTGCGCGGAGGTCCGCGGCGAGCGCCGTGAGCAGTTCGGGACGGTCGCTGCGTGGAGCATCGTCAGTGTTGCCGGCGGTAAAGAAGGTAGCTGTCTCAGTCACCTTGCAAGTGTAGGTGCGGTAAACGGTGGCCGCGGGTGCTGGACCGATGCTATGTGGACAAAGGTCAGTGGCCGAACCCGGTAGCGTTGATAATATGCTCAACTTTTCCTCCACAAGGCGCCGCACGGGCCTTGTTGCCATCACGGCTGCAGTCCTCTTGGGAGCCTGTGCCTGCCAGGCACCGGTCAACATCGCGGACGCGGACGTCCCAGCGTGGAAGGCGACAGCTCTCCCGGAAGCCAACGGTGTGGTGTTGGAGGACTCGGGAAAGATACTGAACAGGGACCCGCTGCTAAAGAAAGCGGCAAGTGTCCAGGCAGGAACCTACACCCTGACCATGGCATGCGATGGGAGCGGCAAGGCCTACTTCGCGGTCTCCTCGGGCGGGAACAAGATCACCGACGCGGCTGCGGCATGTAACGGCAACCGCGACATCGTCAAGATCAAGGTACCGGTCACCGGCCCCCTCAGCATCTCCACCAGCAGTGTCGACGCCCCGCTGATCTTCGCCTATCACCTGGCCCCGGCAGCCAGTTAGGCGAGCGCTGCCACCTCCCGCATTCGGGCCTTCAGCCGCCGGCCGGGCGGGCGTAAAGTCAGTGCATGGGGAGCAACGCAGCTCGCTCGGTGATGGCGCGGCGGTTGGCGAGGGCCGCCGTCGTACTTCTTATTGCGCTGTGCGGTAGCTTGTCGGGCTGCGAATACACTGACGACGGCGACGGCAGCCCGGAGGCAGCTCCCACCGCTTCCGCGGGCAACGTGGTGCTGCCGCCCGATCCCGAGCTGGAACAGACCGTCACCGGGGAGGCACTGCAGGAATGGGCGACGGCGGCGCTGCCCGAATCCCAGGGCAAGTCTTTCTACTCAAGCAGTGGTTACCTCAACGCCGGCGAGTCGAAGTCGGAGCAGACGGTGCAGTTGCCGGGCGGAACGTACGCGGTGACACTGGCATGCCGCGGCACACGAAGGGTGATGTTTGCGGTCAAAGTGGGCGAAGCGGAGCTCGTGGACCTCACGCTGGGGTGCGCCAATGCGCGCGTGAACGTGGTGCAGCTTGAAACGGACGCCGTGCTGTCCATCACGGTGGGATCCAGGTCAGAAGCGAACTTCGCCTACCGGGTGAGCAAACTGTAGGTCAGCCGATCACGCGGCTTCGCAGCCCCCGGGGCAACGCAGGGTTTCGGGACTGGAAGCACACTCGGCACAGTAAAGGGTCAGGGTGCGGCAGCTGAGGTTTGAGCAGTTCTCGAACTTGTTGGTCGGAGCTGCACATCGGACGCATTCACCAATGGTTTTCGCTTCGTCGCTGAACTCAACGTGCATGCGCTTGTCGAACACGTAGAGGGAACCCTCCCAGAGTCCCTTGTCCTTAAACGTTTCGCCGTATCGGACGATTCCGCCATCCAGCTGGTAGACCTCTTCGAAGCCGCGGTTAACCATCAAACTGGACAGCACTTCGCAGCGGATACCCCCGGTGCAATAGGTCACGACGGGCTTGTCCTTGAGGTGGTCATACTTGCCCGAATCAAGTTCCTTGATGAAGTCGTGGGTGGTGTCCACCTCCGGAACGATCGCGTCCTTGAACTTGCCGATCTGCGCTTCGAAGGCGTTGCGCCCATCAAAGAACACCACGTCTTCGCCACTGGATTTCTTGGCATCAACCAAGGCGTGCAGTTCCTCCG
This Paenarthrobacter sp. GOM3 DNA region includes the following protein-coding sequences:
- a CDS encoding ArsR/SmtB family transcription factor — encoded protein: MKKDNAPPSDPRGSDADYTDEVIANNQPSQASGDVPRRKRAEKTIEITDPKAIRALAHAARIEVISELYATQVSHTATELAARTGLTPSAMSYHLRALQKWGIVAPAENAGDARERRWKAAGTDFTISGGSVASPEIAVVDLELDAFRRRASAFARARGERRQRGGAAEEPAAVVLASNLLYLTNPQRKELSDRIREILREYELDDPTQIPEGAERMATLWSMIPDDRVAPGQ
- a CDS encoding DUF7059 domain-containing protein produces the protein MTETATFFTAGNTDDAPRSDRPELLTALAADLRAISYTVDGVAELLGESASDALGRDQLIPALLASERLAVSEDPVVRALTTVVRLWLLAVPQSTTAMEAAVPRTGVQGLVELGLVTAESGIVQAKVDLRPYGWDANPDGSGGADLWVASDLAAHQQPGVLRHDHVLGIGRASTTLVQTTVRHHTERALDLGTGCGIQTFHLLHHCDHVTATDISERALAFTRFNLLLNAQELELDPADLGSRVSLRLGSLLDPVEGEQFGLVVSNPPFVITPRTGGELASEQFTYRDGGLPGDEIVASLVQSLEGVLQPGGTAQMLGNWEVTSGTDWRDRPTAWLKDSGLDVWFIQREQVGPEQYAETWLQDASQNREGGHYSEAYAAYLRDFASRNVEGIGFGMIWLRRPVSANGASISRFEEITYAIEQPIGPHLGAAVERSDWVAANSLLEAHLVVAEDVTEERHQRPGAEHPGVILLRQGAGLRRTNLLSTELAGFVSACDGQLSVGQIASALVALLGGSEDFDEDTFREGLTREVTNLVLDGFLFPDTFLLPDAGQATA
- a CDS encoding DUF6023 family protein produces the protein MLNFSSTRRRTGLVAITAAVLLGACACQAPVNIADADVPAWKATALPEANGVVLEDSGKILNRDPLLKKAASVQAGTYTLTMACDGSGKAYFAVSSGGNKITDAAAACNGNRDIVKIKVPVTGPLSISTSSVDAPLIFAYHLAPAAS
- the trhO gene encoding oxygen-dependent tRNA uridine(34) hydroxylase TrhO, giving the protein MALNRIVLFYGFTPIADPDAVRLWQRALCEKLGLTGRILISKDGINATVGGELNNMKQYVKTTREYRGFHGIDFKWSEGSAADFPRLSVKVRDEIVSFGAPGELKVDASGVVGGGKHLQPEELHALVDAKKSSGEDVVFFDGRNAFEAQIGKFKDAIVPEVDTTHDFIKELDSGKYDHLKDKPVVTYCTGGIRCEVLSSLMVNRGFEEVYQLDGGIVRYGETFKDKGLWEGSLYVFDKRMHVEFSDEAKTIGECVRCAAPTNKFENCSNLSCRTLTLYCAECASSPETLRCPGGCEAA